In Sphingobacterium sp. R2, the genomic stretch ATTTGACATCCCGATAGATCCCCGACCCCGAATAGAAACGCGAGTTGGGCTGATTCTTATTGTTTACTTTTACTGAAAGCAGGTTTTCCCTACCATCCCAGTATAAATAAGGGGAAAGCTCATATTCAAATCCGATATAACCATTGGGTCTTTTTCCTAAGAAATGCCCATTGATCCAGACTTCACTATTTTCGTATACACCTTCGAATGCAATAAATATCCGTTGCCCTTGCTCAGCCTGCGCCAGCTTAAACGTTTTTTGATACCATCCTACGCCACCATCGAGGTAAGCAGCCCCGCTACCTGCGGGGCTGTTTTCTCTAAATGGCATTTCGATACTCCAGTCATGTGGTAGATCGAGCTTTCGCCAGCCCTCTCCTTTTCGTCCATTGCTATATTGCTGGCTGCTATCTAGTTTAAACCACCAGCCCCCATTAAAATCAATAACCTTTCTGGACTGTCCACTTAAGGAGCCCGCAGTCGCCAATAACAGGAAGAGCAGGATCATCATTCGGCTATATCCTGTGTGAAATAGTCGCTTCAACATAGGCTTATTTAGTCTTATTGGTATCCGAGGCATTTTCGGTCAAACTCTCCTTGTAGGCCTTGCTGATAAAATTAAAGGTCAGCATAGCTGCTCCGTCGTTCGAAAGCACGGGATCCCGCAATACCGCCAGTTGCATTGTATTCTCGGTCAGCGACATAATTCGTACATCACCCCAGTCGACAACGATCCCATCTTGTGGCTTTCCATGTAAAGGCGAAGCCCCGGTTATACGGATGGTTTTCTTTTCGGTATCGATATTAAAAGTTCCCTTCTGGACTTTGCCCAGCATAGCATGATTCACGTTGATGTTTGCACCGCCTTTCAGATCAAAAGTCATACTTCCATAATCGCCGGCAGGCATAAGCCAGCTATTGCCTTTCCAATCGGGTTCCCAGCTCCAGCTATCGCTATTTAAAGGCGCGGCTGTTTTATTGATGCTTCCCCACCAGTCACCGGTGCCGTAAAAATACATTGGACCTTTAAAGTAGCGGGAAATGCCCTCAGCATCCAGATCGAGGTACCAGGTTTTCTCTTCCCCTGCCCCGCCCGTCAATAAGGTCCAGGTCTCGTCACTGATAAACTCGGCATACATCTGATCGATTTTAAATGTCACTGGCTCGCCGTAGACGATGCCACCACGCGTCTCGACACCAAATTTAACGGTGTACTCACCGGGAAAAGGCATTCTCAGGGTTACCTTTTTCTCCTGACTCCGTCCTTGTGGATGCTCCCACAATGGGGTATATTTTGAATCCATCAAGCTTGTTAAATACACAATATTGGGATTACTGGCATCATGTTCAACGGTAAAGGCCTTTCCCTTCTCCAACTGCGTCGAAGTGACATCGATGTCTCCCAGTGTATAATTCTCGGGAGAACAAGCTCCAAAGATTACCATCGCCGCAAAAAAGCAGATGGCATATGTGAATATCTTTTTCATGTTTGTCTAGTTATAATTCAACCAATAGTAAGTCCAAGTATACCTGTGTTTAGTTCCATCCAGCATTTTGTTTCAGTACACCATTGGATAGGGTAATCTGCTTGTTGGGTATTTGCATAAATCCTTTCGTTGTCAAAAAACGCTCTTTAGTCACAGTGACCTTCTCCGGCACAGATCCACTGAGCACATCTTCGGTTGTTTCCAGTGTAGCGGCGGCGTTATTCAGCCCCTGCCGCAATACATCCCAATAGCGGATACCTTCAAATGCAAATTCAAATTTTCTTTCCTTCAGAATATTGTTTTTTGAAACTGCTAGCGGCACAAAATTGGCCTTGTAAGCTCTTTTCCTTACCTCGTCAAAGTATTTCTGTGCGTTTGCGGAACCGAGTTCTGCCGCCATAAGCAAGACATCAGCATAGCGGATGACAAAGTAATCCTGGTCCTGGGACAGTTGCATATCCTTATCCCCGCCTGTATTGGTGGTGCCGTCCGGCAATGCCGTGGGGGCGTATTTTTTGATGGTGTAACCTGTATACTCACGCTGGTCTTTCAGGTCAAATCCCGTGATGTTCTCGCCATCGATATCAATAATTGAGGCAGTTTTGCGTGTATCCATGTTGTCAAACTCATTGAAGAACTTTTTGCTTACCGTACATGCCCCCCATCCTTGGCCATAAGGCGACCAATTTTTACCACGCAAGCCCAGAAAGACGACCCAGCGGTTGCCATCAACATAACCGTTGTAGTTTGATGTATTGTTGAATTTCTGTGCAAATACAACCTCAGCATTTCCCTTACCGGCATATTTAGAAATATCTAGCGTATTATTACTTGCATTGGGGATATAACTCGCTGCCGGCCACAGATTTTTGAAATCTGCCACCAGCGCAAACTGGCCACTGCTGATAACATCTTCGAGTCCCGCCAGGGCTTCGGCCTTGGATACACCGATATCTTCGCCGCCATAATAGCCTGCATAAAATAGATAAACACGGGCCAGTAGCGCTTTAGCAGCGAATGGAGTTGCCCGACCATCATTGGTTGCCGAAGCTGACTTGGGGTAAGCTGTTGCTGGGATATTGGCAGCCGCAAATTTAAGGTCTGAAACAATCAGTTGATAAATCGCTTTGGGGTCCGACTGTGGAATATTCTCATTGGTCGGGCTCGTTAGCAAAGGGATGTTTTCGAATAGACGGACGAGATCAAAGTACATGGTGGCCCGCAGGAATTTCGTTTCCCCTTCGATACGTGCCCGCGCTGTTGTGTTGCCTGAAAAATCAGTACCGTCCAATTTTCCCAAAAGGGTATTGCAGCGGAAAATTCCCGCGTAGTAATCAGACCAGGTACCATCAAAGATATTATTGTCCGATTGGGACTGCGCAATATCAAAACGGTCTATTGCCTGAAATGAGCGACCGTCTGTTGTACCTGTTCCGCCAAAACAATTGTCGGCGGCCACCTCTGCTGTCAGATAGAAAGACTGGCTCCCATTGGAGCTCGTCCGTTGATAACCATCATAACAGCCGACCAGCGCCATGTCAGCATCGGCTACGGTTTTATAAAAGTTGCTTTCCAAAACGCTTGTCATCGGTTCGACATCCAAAAAACTGGATGAACATGATCCTAAGATTAAGGACCCAAATAACATGGAATGATAGATATAGCTCGTTTTTTTCATGATTTCTTGTGTTTAGAATTTAACATTTAGGCCAAATAATACAGTCCTTGGTCTTGGATAGTAACCGAGGTCGATACCCGATACCCAACCATCTGTTCCATAACCGATCTCGGGATCCATCCCATCATATTTGGTGAACGTGAACAGGTTTTGACCTTGTACGTAGAAGCGGATCTGATTAGCATACTTCCATTTGATCAGCTTCGACAGATCATAACCTAAGGTCACATTGCTGATCCGAAGAAAGTCTCCATCCTGAATATAAAGGTCTGAAAACTGCCAATTGACATTAGTTTCCGTAACACGGGGGATCGTACTGGAAGTACCTTCCCCGGTCCATCGGTCTAATATTCGTGTGGTATAGTTTGCTTGTTTATTGGCATGATTGCGGTAAGACTGTACAATTTTGTTTCCAAGGGAACCATAGGCGTTCACCGAGAAATCAAATCCTTTATAATCCAGTCCAATATTAAATCCATAGGTAAAATTAGGCATGCCCACGCCCAAATTTGTCTTATCCGAGGCATTGATAATACCATCGTTATTCTGATCTACATATTTTACATCACCCGGTTTTACATCGGCTTGAAGGATACCTTTTCCAGCTGTTTTCCAGGCGTCGATCTCGGCTTGGTTCTGGAATAGACCGTCTGTTTTATAGCCCCAGAAGTAGCCAATGGGTAGGCCGTTTGCGGCGCGGTAAAATTCTTCCGAGTTATCGTATAACATGGCTGTCTGTCCGTGGATAATACCATCTTCAGTTGGTATCTGTCCCACCTTATTTTTGTTATAGGCACCATTTACCCCAAGACGATACTTGACTTCATTGATCTTATCCGCCCAATTTAGTCCCAGTTCCACCCCTGTATTCTTCACGTCACCGCCATTGATAAAAGGGGGCAACGTTCCAGTTGTCGCCAAAACAGGCGCTGTAACCAGCCAGTTTTTCGTCTTTTTGACATAAAAGTCGGCAACAACATCCAGACGGCTGTTCGCAAATTTGGCATCAAATCCGATATTGGTCTGTTCGGAAGTTTCCCAGGTCAGATTCGGATTGGACAAGCGGCTCGGATAGGCCCCAGCGATATTATTGTTGCTCGTTCCAAAAACATAATGTGCGCCGGGGTTGGACGATGTAATGCCTGTTGAGGTACTGATGGGTGCCGCATATTGAAAATCAGCGATATCCTGATTACCCACTTGCCCCCATGAAGCACGGAGTTTAAAGAAGTTTACAGCCGCTAAATGTTCTTTAAAAAACTCTTCCGAAGAAATTACCCAGCCTGCCGACACCGAAGGGAAATATCCCCAGCGGTTGCTGCGCGAAAATTTAGAGGATCCATCTGCACGCAATGTCGCATTCAACAGGTACTTTTCCTTATAATTGTAACCCAGCCGTCCAAAGTACGAGACTCTACGGGTGATGTTCTCAGGCTTTCCAGACACCGTACGCGTTTCGACGACGTTCCCTTTTTCATCCAGGTGTGCCTGGCCTGTGGTATTGTCCAAGTAAGCATGTGCAAAATCATTGAACTGCGAAAGTAGATTCCAGTTGGACCCCGAAAGGTAAGTTCCCTGGTAACGTAGCGATTCCATACCGACCATGGCCGAAAAACGATGATCCGTATGGATATCAAAGTCATAGGAAGCGGTATTTGTCCAGGTCAGCGTATGACCTTTGCTCATGTTCTGTGAGGTTGTTGTATGATCTTGGTTGTAGGTGTAGATGGAGAAGCGGTACAAGGGCGTAAAACTTCTGTATTCTGAAGCATAATAGTTAAATCCCAGCAATGACCGGACCTTTAGGCCTTTGATTGGTTCGATTTCCGCAAAGATATCGGCCAATAATTTTTGGCCATCATTGGCGTTGTTCGAATTGGTCATCATCACCCCATATGGATTGCTGTCCCCATTGTACCAAGGTGAATTGGAAGTATCATTGAAAGGACTTCCGTACAAGCCGTTGTCTGAATACACCGGTGACAAAGGCGAAGTGGCAAACGCACCGCGCAGCGTATTGCTGTACTGATTGCCGACACTGATGCCTCGATTTTTGATGTAGTTAAAGTTGAGGTGCTGACCTATTTTCACAACGTTATCAAAGAGTTTATGTTCCGAATTCGTCCGAAAACCATAACGCTGATAGTTGGAAACGTCTTTACCGCCTACAATACCCTCCTGACCAATATAATTCATCGATAAGGCGTAGGTGGATTTTTCATTGCCGCCGGTCAGGGCAACATTGTAATTGTCCATTTTTGCATTATCCTTGAACATATAATCCATCCAATTGGTATTGGCCAGACCGTCCATGCCGTTAAAATCAATCAGCGCGGCCCCCGAATTCAGCGATTGCTCATTCATGATCAGCTTGTACTGATCTGCATCCAGCAATTTTGCTTTACGCGAAACGTT encodes the following:
- a CDS encoding RagB/SusD family nutrient uptake outer membrane protein codes for the protein MKKTSYIYHSMLFGSLILGSCSSSFLDVEPMTSVLESNFYKTVADADMALVGCYDGYQRTSSNGSQSFYLTAEVAADNCFGGTGTTDGRSFQAIDRFDIAQSQSDNNIFDGTWSDYYAGIFRCNTLLGKLDGTDFSGNTTARARIEGETKFLRATMYFDLVRLFENIPLLTSPTNENIPQSDPKAIYQLIVSDLKFAAANIPATAYPKSASATNDGRATPFAAKALLARVYLFYAGYYGGEDIGVSKAEALAGLEDVISSGQFALVADFKNLWPAASYIPNASNNTLDISKYAGKGNAEVVFAQKFNNTSNYNGYVDGNRWVVFLGLRGKNWSPYGQGWGACTVSKKFFNEFDNMDTRKTASIIDIDGENITGFDLKDQREYTGYTIKKYAPTALPDGTTNTGGDKDMQLSQDQDYFVIRYADVLLMAAELGSANAQKYFDEVRKRAYKANFVPLAVSKNNILKERKFEFAFEGIRYWDVLRQGLNNAAATLETTEDVLSGSVPEKVTVTKERFLTTKGFMQIPNKQITLSNGVLKQNAGWN
- a CDS encoding TonB-dependent receptor, giving the protein MISKQLLSRGMAVVVMTSVTSLVWAQSFTGSIVSADSGLPIGGASISVKNQKISTSSDESGKFSIAASTGTILTITYVGYKTEEVKITGPNMVIRLQPQASDLEEVVVIGYGVQKKKLNTGANLKVEGEELQKRNQLNPLQSLQGQAPGVSITSTSGQPGADMKVVVRGLGTIGNSGPLYVIDGVPGGDISVLNAADIQSIDVLKDAASAAIYGSQAANGVILVTTKMGTAGKNVLSFDGYTGIQNVSRKAKLLDADQYKLIMNEQSLNSGAALIDFNGMDGLANTNWMDYMFKDNAKMDNYNVALTGGNEKSTYALSMNYIGQEGIVGGKDVSNYQRYGFRTNSEHKLFDNVVKIGQHLNFNYIKNRGISVGNQYSNTLRGAFATSPLSPVYSDNGLYGSPFNDTSNSPWYNGDSNPYGVMMTNSNNANDGQKLLADIFAEIEPIKGLKVRSLLGFNYYASEYRSFTPLYRFSIYTYNQDHTTTSQNMSKGHTLTWTNTASYDFDIHTDHRFSAMVGMESLRYQGTYLSGSNWNLLSQFNDFAHAYLDNTTGQAHLDEKGNVVETRTVSGKPENITRRVSYFGRLGYNYKEKYLLNATLRADGSSKFSRSNRWGYFPSVSAGWVISSEEFFKEHLAAVNFFKLRASWGQVGNQDIADFQYAAPISTSTGITSSNPGAHYVFGTSNNNIAGAYPSRLSNPNLTWETSEQTNIGFDAKFANSRLDVVADFYVKKTKNWLVTAPVLATTGTLPPFINGGDVKNTGVELGLNWADKINEVKYRLGVNGAYNKNKVGQIPTEDGIIHGQTAMLYDNSEEFYRAANGLPIGYFWGYKTDGLFQNQAEIDAWKTAGKGILQADVKPGDVKYVDQNNDGIINASDKTNLGVGMPNFTYGFNIGLDYKGFDFSVNAYGSLGNKIVQSYRNHANKQANYTTRILDRWTGEGTSSTIPRVTETNVNWQFSDLYIQDGDFLRISNVTLGYDLSKLIKWKYANQIRFYVQGQNLFTFTKYDGMDPEIGYGTDGWVSGIDLGYYPRPRTVLFGLNVKF